From Lucilia cuprina isolate Lc7/37 chromosome 4, ASM2204524v1, whole genome shotgun sequence:
aatacaaaaatttattacccaaaatgtttacatggatgataaagttattcgtgcaaaatttgaagattctaactgtaatagtttccgagataaacgattttttatttaatttatatgggaagtgccacgccccctaatgctagtccgcccactttttatcctaaataatcattttGTCACTAAGGTGGCTgcgacaaaatttgagggctCTAAATGTTAtaatatctcaaatatacgaattttatattttccttctatgggcgtggctcctcgcttacttaaaatttcaaaataaaatttcaaataaagtagcctattacctatttcAGACATACAGAAATacgctcaaaaaaaaaaaaacggttcAGCCCTTTATTAGTCtgtaacatttaaacaaacacacattcatttgtaTATACGAAGTATGCTCCTACTGCGACCAGGTCAGGTTTTTGGGGACGAAATCTGTTGCAATTTTGTTTGACTTAAAGTAACAAgaattatgtatatattaacTTTGTTTTGAGGTACTAAGCGTGTTTCTACTAATTACCGTTCTGGAGATATAGCTTCATATATTAGCTTTTTGgccaaaaaatttgatttttcaaattCTGAACGACTAGCGGCACGAGTTAACGTTTATTAATCGAGCTGAAATTTCGGCTATATCAAGGAAAgggaaattattttgtaataatgtaCATATAATAAGTGAGTAAATATTACTTacagcatttttttatttcatgtaaattatacatttaattcCTTAGGTATCGAAATAAGTACAAAATTCCTGACGGAACACCCATTCTATTACACATTATATGACACAGTTATATATTAACCAACAATAAAATATCTTAAGCCATGTTCACACCtaacaaatatttgacaaaaattctGTAACTAcagctttttatatttatttttgatttttgtaattgcaaagAACgctgaaacaaaatataatcattCTAAAgtgacaattttaataataaattttgtttgtataaataaatttgtatatataaaaaattaaaatgtcgattatttagAGGTCACATCATTTCGTCCAAATATTTGATAAGTATGAACGTGGCTTTAGTGAACATTTATCATATAACACTAATATGTTTACATTATTTGTCAACAATGTTGAGAAGTAGgtcttttttaaagtaaataaaattttgcagaaataataaaaatagatcCATAATTCCTGTAGAGTCAACCAACTTTCGCGTATGactctaaaaattttttgaatttttgaatattaaataactGATCAATTcgcctatgtatgtatatgagttTAACTATTATATGGTAAACTGATATTGCATTCGTATTGTAGACAACTTTATCATAGATGTCTCACAGTATGTGTCTGTCTACAGTTCTAGCTCTCACTTACCCACAAAACGTTTTAATGCTCTATCCAGACCTATAAGTGAAAGATATTTATTGTAGGTGTATGTATATCATTTATTATAGCTGGTGTTgaatatgttataaaattaataaaacgcTTCCTAAGGATTTGTGACTATTTTCATATACAAACACAAGATACCTTCACGCATTTTCTGTCTGTCTCACCTTTTATTGTATTCTGGTCTATGAATTTCACCTACACTCATGTGAATAAATGTATACTATACAATAATGTCTACAGGACTGAATATCAAAGTCTTTAGAAAATCGTTGAATTATGTGTCTCTCAGCTGGGCGTCTGCTTCACCATGGGTTCTTGCTATTCGTTGACAGgacaatttaaaagttttttgttcaacTTAATTACCGTAATATTTAAGACtcatttgacaattttcatttcaaaaggACGACAATCAGTTTTGATTAAAAACAttagtttgtgtgttttttgtttcaatttcatGTTAAATATGGTTAAGCCATTGTTCTTAAATAATGAGTGCATTGAGAgggtaataatttttgttatttcagtCAAAcgataaaaagctttaattaacaattaattaacaaaGGACTTGTATAAAGGGGTGCTAAGAATATACATTTCTGTAAAATCGTAGTGTTTTGGTTAATTTAAACCGATCAATTTCGCTCTGTCTGTTATAAACAAGGCAAGGATGGTTTTgcattcaaaaattaaaaatatatgctttaaaataaaacaagttagagtgctatattcagctgtgccgaatcttaaataccctccaccagctacttttatgttattaattttcgaattgatcaaatatttgtaaaaataagttttctcatgtctttaatagaaaaaatcccaaaagttaaatctattacaattccaagatttattgaacattataaatttagtaatttgcatgtaatttgtatgtatgtgtgtgaaagatttaggagaaatagaagtatacaaaactaatatttttgccaaattatgtatcaatagcttaatttggtaataagtaatgtgcgtttaagagattttcataaaaggactttgtatgggagctatgtccaattatatatataaagacaaaatttcagaattctgtatctatatcattacttggtaataaatattgtgattctaagtgattttctggacccagtatgagagctatgaccaaatatggaccgatcgtaaaacaattttatagtgaatttatgtatataagagcaaaatttttgataaatgtatggatatcaatatttggttatgagttatgtgcgttttttatgattttcggaagggaaccttgtatgtgagctatgaccaattatggaccgatccaaaaaaaactttcattgtaatatttctgtatataagagcaatacttgtaccaaattttatatcgatatcttaatttagtaatgagttatgtgcgtttaagtgattttcgggaggggaccttatatgggagctatgaccaattatggaccgatccaaaaaactttcatggttatatttctgtatataagagcaatacttgtaccaaattttatatcgatatcttaatttagtaatgagttatgtgcgtttaagtgattttcgggaggggaccttgtatgggagctatgaccaaatatggaccgatccaaaaaaactttcaatgtaatatttctgtatataagagcaatacttgtaccaaattttatatcgatatcttaatttagtaatgagttatgcgtgtttaagtgattttcgggaggggaccttgtatgggagctatgaccaattatggaccgatccaaaaaagatttaattttaatatttctgtatataagagcaatacttgtaccaaattttatttcgatatcttaattaagtaatgggttatgtgcgtttaagtgattttcgggaggggaccttgtatgggagctatgaccaaatatggaccgatcgaaaaaatcttcaattgtattatatttgtatataagagcaatacttgtaccaaattttatatcgatatcttaatttagtaatgagatatgcgcgtttaagtgattttcgggaggggaccttgtatgggagctatgaccaattatggacccatctaaaaaatttttcctctgaataaattctattgtcataaaattttgatttctaaaattttgtgaagatattgacattacgacggaagttattaacaaaaaaccaaatttccgggaatttgtacttttgtatgggaggtatatgaaattgtggaccgattctggcgattttacgcaaagattaagctcttgtgtggaaacgaatgtatgccaatttttatggaattttcttGCAcagttttagagaaaatttcatcagaatgtgtaaaaaatgcctatttttttcgaggttgtttcaaattttgatttataacttttcccgatgtgaaccgattttgcccattttcaataccaaacaacttaggaaaataaagaacattttgggtgaatttgtttaaattctattgcttcgttttatcgtgagcgtgttttacacagacagacggacagacgaacagacgggcagacggacatagctagatcgactcagaatttgataaggacccagaatatatatactttgttgggtctcagatgagtatttcttggtgttacacacggaatgacaaagttatatataccctctatcaccactgatggtggtggagggtataaaaatccgCACTAAAAATATCCATATTTTCTTGATGGTACTAAACGTGGtaaatgagaaatttttataGGGCTAAGGTCAAAAGAGTTTCGATTATGTTGAAATTAGCTTTCTAATTTAATCTTAGTTAAGTtgagttttgttaaaatatatatttttaaattttacataattataagATATTGGGAACATCCGAATAAATGGCAGCTATTTAAATGAACGgatcaattttagaaattttcaataggctttgttcatgttgtttttaaaactatttaacagctttattttaaattaaatataaaattataactaaaGGAACAGTATAAATAactagaaaattataaacaatttaatgccTAGAATTTGGTGGCAGATAAGCATTTAAAGATGCTGCAATACCTTCAATGGAACCAACTTTGTTGTTTGATgttatttctacttttttagaagaaaaatcCAAAACAGGAGCAACACCTTCATTCGATACACGTGATGAACCACCGAGAGCATCATATTCATGTTGGATAATTTGTTGGGCACGAACAGCATCCTCAGGAGTGcgatatttaacaaaatgtacCTCTGGTTTCGATTCAGGGTTGTGTTGAAGATTTTGTAGTTGATTGGCCAAACTGCCGATATCAGTTTGTTTTGTCAGCACATAGATGGCGGTTTTCGATTCAGCATTTTGTTGAGCCAACTGAAGGGCGGCATTGGTAAGTCCATTATTTTCAGGAGCCTTAATGAAGACGACACGAAGATTTTTACGCATGGCTGCTGCTAAACGTTGTGCCGCTGCAATATCATTGAAGTCATCTTCGGGTGCGGAGTAAGAATAGAATTCCTTATTATAGTTCGTTTCTACTGGTCCTGATTGTACTGTATCGGTAGGGTATCTACTAAGTCCATTGTCAAGTCCAGTCTCAACTCCGTTGGATATTGAAGGGGTTGTTGTAGGGTTTGAGGCTGAATTTCCTCGATTTCGGAAGCGGCTTTCAAATGCATTATGCGATCCACTTTGTCCGTAATTGTATCCCAATTTTTCAGCTTGTGCAAATGCAAGGCAGATAATGatctataaaatgtaaaaaaaaaatttagaatatttgGAATGTggtttcttaatttatttataaatttttttgctaattgtttttaatatgtacatcattatttttttcaattatttaatcaCACTAaatcaaatgaattaaaatctttgttaattattttgtagacacaattatttatcattttaaaagtctaaaaaagtttttatgtttttttatcatatttattcCTTTGTGAAAACACATTTATTCATCACttataattacatttaattatcATCATCACTTACGATAAATCCACgcattttttatttgaagaaattttgaACACAAATTAAGAAAAGATTTAATAAAGATGTAGCCGAGGCGATTAGTTGATGTTTAAGTGAAATACGGCATATGCTTTtgattttatagagaaatttcaCTCAacttattaaaagttaaaaattatgaataccAACTTTATAACCTTTATTATTTACATCGccattataaatagaaaaactaacaaacaaaaagcTATGGGgaaattataatcaaaattgcaaaattgcaaaattacaaatatgacatttttaataCGAATTATTAATCACAATAAACCGCAAAACCTAAAggttttttgcataaaatctaTTCATATCAAtcgaattaaaataaacaaaagatgtTCGTCAAATTACGGAATGATAAAGCAAAGAAGCAGTTTAAACAATCTGCGGTTAACGTCGATTAAACTGTACCCTACATAGAATTGTAATTTATGTACATAGTTATATTTCATCAAATACGATGACCCACTTTGTATGTCATAGATTGAAGTTCTATGAGCAATGTAATGAGAGACACTTGGCGCTATATTTCATTCGATTTTATGCGAAGAATAACGCTTCTGTCGATTAGTTTCGTAGCATTTAATTTGGAAAACTTAAACCagtcaaaatgtttatttatttggatTTCCTTTCTGAATAAAACATAAGAAGATTACATAATTTTACCCATGATcctagtatttttaaattttttagaaattgatcctaaaaaattttatattacaccATATATTTTATCATCTGAAGTTCAAAAGTATACTTAATTTAAAGCGTAgggtatttataaacaaaaattttatttaaatattcaaatttatgtTCCAAACCAAAAAAGTAATTTGCGGTTGACCATCAAAAAACTGCAACCAAAATAAccgaaaattcaaatttttagcaATAATTTATGTAACATTTATCTTTCTTACACTTTTGgttatcatattttaaacataaatacacaaatttaaaatttttccattttgtcttaaatacacttttaaagaCAGATGATTTAAGTTCAAATGGTAAACTCCTACCCATCACAGTTATCACTATTTACATCTCttcgaatatacatatatacatattttttaattttgttgctaAAAAACAACCAGGTTTGTTGTCTTTTTTGCATAATGGAATgcaaaatattcatattaaaaaaacacttttgtgTTACAAATGTTTAAcagattttgattatttttttctcttttatctGCCGCCCTAAGCCAAGTTAACACAAAACctagatataaattttaaacatatacatacaaatagttGAAGTTAGTTCATCTTCATAtcaatatgtatgaatgtatgtgtttgtgtgtcatATGTAAAACATTGTAATaaatagtttgttgttttttcatatagttgttgttgattttctacttgtttgataaaattaattttgcatctaattaagaaattaatttacatacaaatcatgtttttaaacaacaaaatctaTCTCTCTATGACTGACTGTTATGATTTACAACCCAGAGttagtaaattatatttaaatatgtatgtctatATCCCtctacaaatttatatttctccGTTCGTCCGtctattcttttatttattttctttgccTCTGAGTCTGTTTGTCTGTGTCATTAAAATGACATCTTGGCCATTGTTACAAATTTGCTTGAGGCCAGACACGTTTTCTACAAGGcaataacattttattgtttgtttaataaattggtGTTCAACATAAAAT
This genomic window contains:
- the LOC111674612 gene encoding uncharacterized protein LOC111674612, with product MRGFIIIICLAFAQAEKLGYNYGQSGSHNAFESRFRNRGNSASNPTTTPSISNGVETGLDNGLSRYPTDTVQSGPVETNYNKEFYSYSAPEDDFNDIAAAQRLAAAMRKNLRVVFIKAPENNGLTNAALQLAQQNAESKTAIYVLTKQTDIGSLANQLQNLQHNPESKPEVHFVKYRTPEDAVRAQQIIQHEYDALGGSSRVSNEGVAPVLDFSSKKVACVTPRNTHLRPN